The Caulobacter sp. FWC26 genome contains a region encoding:
- a CDS encoding serine hydrolase, with the protein MRKLLLHLVLAALGGLTPLSAVAQGAPGPTKPVAAVELPDAAIRQILAQRVDTDRQNRGMVVGVIDARGRRVIAHGLMGAGGGPVDGRTLFEIGSVTKVLTSLLLADMVRRGEVRLDDPVAKHLPPGTVVPTRNGKAITLIDLATHTSGLPRLPTNMAPKDPLNPYADYTEAQLDAFLRDYTLPRDIGAAYEYSNLGVGLLGRALAYRAGGDYATVLRERVLAPLGMTDTAIALSPTQATRSSSGHNAALEVTPHWDLPSLAGAGALRSTAEDLLKLLAAELGYADTPLQAAMADQLVPRRPVGGEVAVALGWHVWSPPDGEIVTHSGGTMGFQSFVGFNRKTGRGVVVLGNAASAMGVDDIGLHLLAGRPLKTAPKTRVAVPLPAEAFDKLVGRYAMAPGVVMTIRRDGQRMIGQLTGQPAVEIFAESPTTFFLKVVDAQLTFTVDAQGRGTAVTLHQNGQNTTAQRLADGAEPPAPPRPAKVATLSVQQMEALVGGYALAPGVVMTVTRRDQGLFAQLTGQPEFEVFPEGPTKVVWTVVPANATFTLGADGKATSLTLHQGGRDLSAPRLP; encoded by the coding sequence ATGCGCAAGCTTCTTCTTCATCTCGTCTTGGCCGCCCTTGGGGGCCTCACGCCGCTCAGCGCCGTCGCGCAAGGCGCTCCGGGCCCCACAAAGCCCGTCGCTGCGGTCGAACTGCCCGACGCCGCCATTCGGCAGATCCTGGCCCAGCGGGTCGATACCGATCGCCAGAACCGGGGCATGGTGGTCGGGGTGATCGACGCGCGTGGCCGGCGGGTGATCGCCCACGGCCTCATGGGGGCCGGCGGTGGGCCGGTCGACGGTCGGACCCTGTTCGAGATCGGCTCCGTCACCAAGGTGCTGACCAGCCTCCTGCTGGCCGACATGGTCCGGCGCGGCGAGGTCAGGCTGGACGATCCGGTGGCCAAGCATCTGCCTCCGGGAACCGTCGTGCCGACCCGCAACGGCAAGGCCATCACCCTGATCGACCTGGCCACGCACACCTCGGGCCTGCCGCGCCTGCCGACCAACATGGCGCCCAAGGACCCGCTTAACCCCTATGCGGACTATACCGAGGCCCAGCTGGACGCCTTCCTGCGCGATTACACCCTGCCTCGCGACATCGGCGCGGCCTATGAGTACTCGAACCTTGGGGTGGGCCTGCTGGGCCGGGCCTTGGCCTATCGCGCCGGCGGCGACTACGCGACCGTGCTGCGCGAGCGGGTGCTGGCGCCGTTGGGGATGACCGACACCGCCATCGCCCTGTCGCCGACCCAAGCCACCCGCTCTTCAAGCGGCCACAATGCGGCGCTGGAGGTTACGCCTCATTGGGACCTGCCCAGTCTGGCCGGCGCGGGCGCGCTGCGCTCGACCGCCGAAGACCTCCTGAAGCTGCTGGCCGCCGAACTGGGCTACGCCGATACGCCTCTGCAGGCGGCGATGGCCGATCAGTTGGTCCCCCGGCGTCCGGTCGGCGGCGAGGTGGCCGTGGCGCTGGGCTGGCATGTCTGGTCGCCGCCCGACGGCGAGATCGTCACCCATTCCGGCGGCACCATGGGCTTTCAGAGCTTCGTCGGTTTCAATCGCAAGACCGGACGGGGCGTGGTGGTGCTCGGCAACGCCGCCAGCGCCATGGGCGTGGACGACATCGGGCTGCACCTGTTGGCCGGTCGACCGCTTAAGACCGCCCCCAAGACCCGGGTCGCAGTCCCCTTGCCGGCCGAGGCCTTCGACAAGCTGGTCGGCCGCTACGCCATGGCCCCGGGCGTGGTGATGACCATCCGCCGCGACGGCCAGCGGATGATCGGTCAGTTGACCGGGCAGCCGGCGGTCGAGATCTTCGCCGAAAGCCCGACGACCTTCTTCCTCAAGGTTGTTGACGCCCAATTGACCTTCACCGTCGACGCCCAAGGGCGCGGCACGGCGGTGACGCTGCATCAGAACGGCCAGAACACCACGGCGCAGCGCTTGGCCGACGGCGCCGAGCCGCCCGCGCCGCCGCGCCCAGCCAAGGTCGCGACCCTGTCCGTCCAGCAGATGGAGGCGCTGGTCGGCGGCTACGCTTTAGCGCCCGGCGTGGTGATGACCGTGACGCGCCGGGACCAAGGCCTGTTCGCCCAGTTGACCGGTCAGCCCGAGTTCGAGGTGTTTCCGGAAGGTCCGACCAAGGTGGTTTGGACCGTCGTACCCGCCAACGCGACCTTCACCCTGGGCGCCGATGGCAAGGCCACCAGCCTGACGCTCCACCAAGGCGGCCGGGACTTGTCGGCGCCGCGCCTGCCCTAA
- a CDS encoding patatin-like phospholipase family protein codes for MDKDPAGSFSLQGFFRDWKSNDPLRGKRLPTPPSDLAVEAAGFPRVRLTVDQADDALRQAADRLTPMRSLLGRDEFNILALSGGAAGGAYGAGVLAGLSKAGTRPDFAIVTGVSTGALIAPLAFLGSAWDERLTDAYTGGHAAELLSLRRLAPALSASLFKGESLDVLVETFVDQEMIEAIAAEHAKGRRLLIATTNLDSQRAVVWDMGEIARKGGPEALSLFRALLVASSSVPGIFPPKLIEVEADGQMYQEMHVDGGVAAPLFLMPDALLHWRNLGSRLRRGRVHVIVNTVLDPSTQSTPPGVASIMARSFETMLRFSYRQALSLAAGFCARHNLPLSVASIPNTFEGMNLLKFETGLMRSIYDAGFEQAATGAVWSNAVEEQSLWRGLFRKQVPQAVSAGTGLVVRDEKPLDVAPLEP; via the coding sequence GTGGACAAGGACCCGGCCGGCAGTTTCAGCCTTCAGGGCTTCTTCCGGGACTGGAAGTCCAACGACCCGCTGCGCGGCAAGCGGCTGCCCACGCCGCCGTCTGACCTTGCAGTGGAGGCGGCGGGCTTCCCGCGCGTGCGACTGACGGTCGACCAGGCCGACGACGCGCTGCGCCAGGCCGCCGATCGCCTGACGCCGATGCGCTCGCTTCTGGGCCGTGACGAGTTCAACATTCTGGCCTTGTCCGGCGGCGCGGCCGGCGGCGCCTATGGGGCGGGGGTGCTGGCGGGCCTCTCCAAGGCCGGAACCCGGCCCGACTTCGCGATCGTCACTGGCGTCAGCACGGGCGCCTTGATCGCGCCGCTCGCCTTCCTGGGCTCGGCCTGGGACGAGCGCCTGACCGACGCCTATACCGGCGGTCACGCCGCCGAACTGCTGAGCCTTCGGCGACTGGCGCCCGCGCTCAGCGCCAGCCTGTTCAAGGGCGAGTCGCTGGACGTGTTGGTCGAGACCTTCGTCGACCAGGAGATGATCGAGGCCATCGCCGCCGAGCACGCCAAGGGCCGCCGCCTGCTGATCGCCACCACCAATCTCGACAGCCAGCGCGCGGTAGTCTGGGACATGGGCGAGATCGCCCGCAAAGGCGGCCCCGAAGCGCTGAGCCTGTTCCGCGCCCTGCTGGTCGCCTCCTCCTCGGTGCCGGGCATCTTTCCGCCCAAGCTGATCGAGGTCGAGGCCGACGGCCAGATGTACCAGGAAATGCATGTCGACGGCGGCGTCGCCGCGCCGCTGTTCCTGATGCCTGACGCCCTGCTGCACTGGCGCAACCTGGGCTCGCGCCTGCGCCGCGGCCGCGTGCATGTGATCGTCAACACGGTTCTGGACCCGTCCACCCAGTCGACGCCGCCCGGCGTGGCGTCGATCATGGCGCGCAGCTTCGAGACCATGCTGCGGTTCTCCTACCGCCAGGCGCTCAGCCTGGCCGCCGGCTTCTGCGCCCGCCACAACCTCCCGCTCAGCGTGGCCTCGATCCCCAACACCTTCGAGGGCATGAATCTGCTGAAGTTCGAGACCGGCCTGATGCGCAGCATCTATGACGCCGGCTTCGAGCAGGCGGCGACCGGCGCGGTCTGGTCCAACGCCGTGGAGGAACAGAGCCTTTGGCGCGGCCTGTTCAGAAAGCAGGTCCCGCAGGCGGTCTCGGCTGGGACCGGCCTGGTGGTGCGCGATGAGAAACCGCTGGACGTCGCTCCGCTAGAGCCCTGA
- a CDS encoding hemolysin III family protein, translating into MTELTTTTQTTTDLVVAKPGRHYPTPAAKCADLVVHLAGLAFALMGGGILLGLAFGLGNLGQVAAVSIYTVGLILMLSLSTAYNFAKARWRPLLRRFDHAGIFVMIAASYTPFTTQNLHGWWAIGMTTAVWSVAGIGVLAKLFLPGLDKRFWVGLYLALGWLVLVAIKPMIDGLSWVALLLLAIGGIVYSTGTVFYLMRRLKFRRAIWHGHVIGGAGLHYAAVLVGVVLAGAH; encoded by the coding sequence ATGACCGAACTCACCACCACCACTCAGACCACGACCGATCTCGTCGTCGCCAAGCCGGGTCGGCACTATCCGACCCCGGCCGCCAAGTGCGCGGACCTGGTGGTGCACCTGGCGGGCCTGGCGTTCGCGCTGATGGGCGGCGGCATCCTGCTGGGCCTGGCCTTCGGCCTGGGCAATCTTGGCCAGGTCGCGGCGGTCAGCATCTATACGGTGGGCCTCATCCTGATGCTCTCGCTGTCGACGGCGTACAACTTCGCCAAGGCGCGCTGGCGCCCGCTTCTGCGCCGCTTTGATCACGCCGGCATCTTCGTGATGATCGCCGCCTCCTACACCCCGTTCACCACCCAGAACCTGCACGGCTGGTGGGCCATCGGCATGACCACGGCGGTCTGGTCGGTGGCCGGGATCGGCGTGCTGGCCAAGCTGTTCTTGCCGGGCCTGGACAAGCGCTTCTGGGTCGGGCTCTACCTCGCCCTCGGCTGGCTGGTTCTGGTGGCCATCAAGCCGATGATCGACGGCCTGTCCTGGGTGGCCCTGCTGCTTCTGGCCATCGGCGGGATCGTCTATTCGACCGGGACCGTCTTCTACCTGATGCGGCGCCTCAAGTTCCGCCGCGCCATCTGGCACGGCCACGTCATCGGCGGCGCCGGCCTGCACTATGCGGCCGTGCTGGTTGGCGTGGTGCTGGCCGGCGCGCACTGA
- a CDS encoding sulfite exporter TauE/SafE family protein, with protein sequence MLTDPFFYAVAIPAVILLGLAKGGFAGIGVVAVPMMTLAVSPVMAASITLPILLVQDVVSVWSFRKSWDRGILLLMLPAAAVGILLGWALAALVDEAAVELAVGAISVVFALQRLWAERAVKASEQVAPGPGRPWLGALCGAAAGFTSQIAHAGGPPFQIYVLPRRLPRDVFIGTSAIFFGVVNWMKVPAYAALGHLTPQVLATAGVLLPLAIGSTWAGVWLVRRVPSEGFYKVIYVLLVLVGGKLMVDGARGLLA encoded by the coding sequence ATGCTCACCGATCCCTTCTTCTACGCCGTGGCCATTCCTGCCGTGATCCTGCTGGGTCTGGCCAAGGGCGGCTTTGCGGGGATCGGCGTGGTGGCGGTGCCGATGATGACCCTGGCGGTCTCGCCGGTGATGGCCGCGTCGATCACCCTGCCGATCCTGCTGGTCCAGGACGTGGTCAGCGTCTGGTCGTTCCGGAAGAGTTGGGATCGGGGAATCCTGCTCCTGATGCTGCCGGCGGCGGCGGTGGGCATCCTCCTGGGCTGGGCCCTGGCGGCGCTGGTCGACGAAGCCGCCGTCGAGCTGGCGGTCGGCGCGATCTCGGTCGTCTTCGCCTTGCAGCGCCTCTGGGCCGAACGGGCGGTCAAGGCCAGCGAGCAGGTCGCGCCGGGCCCGGGCCGCCCCTGGCTGGGCGCGCTGTGCGGCGCGGCGGCGGGCTTCACCAGCCAGATCGCTCACGCGGGAGGCCCGCCCTTCCAGATCTATGTCCTGCCCCGGCGGCTGCCGCGCGACGTGTTCATCGGCACCAGCGCCATCTTTTTCGGCGTGGTCAACTGGATGAAGGTCCCGGCCTACGCGGCTTTGGGACACCTGACGCCGCAGGTGCTGGCCACTGCGGGCGTTCTGCTGCCGCTGGCGATCGGGTCGACCTGGGCGGGGGTGTGGCTGGTGCGCCGCGTACCGTCCGAGGGCTTCTACAAGGTGATCTACGTGCTGCTGGTGCTGGTGGGCGGCAAGTTGATGGTCGACGGCGCCCGCGGCCTTTTGGCCTGA
- a CDS encoding aspartate-semialdehyde dehydrogenase — translation MSFKFSRSHPPHVGVVGATGLVGGMMRELLAERDFPLASLRLFASARSAGSKVDFKGQTIVVEDAATADFAGLDIVFFSAGGSTSRELAPKAAAAGAVVIDNSSAWRSDPDVPLVVAEVNPHALSNIPKGIVANPNCTTMAAMPVLKPLHDKAGLKRLTVSTYQAASGGGMEGIEVLSEQLRAGAAGDLDGLARSPDAAPLPAPRKWAVPLAYNVVPLNYVLGEDGYTEEELKLRDESRKILEIPGLPVSGTCVRVPVFTGHALSINAEFDGPVSMAEALDLLAAAPGVVIDDVPNPLAATGQDPVFVGRVRPDPTVPHGLALFVVGDNLRKGAALNAVQIAEVMLDA, via the coding sequence ATGAGCTTCAAGTTTTCCCGATCCCATCCGCCCCACGTCGGCGTCGTCGGCGCCACCGGCCTGGTCGGCGGCATGATGCGCGAACTGCTGGCCGAGCGGGATTTCCCCCTCGCCTCGCTGCGCCTATTCGCCTCGGCCCGTTCGGCCGGCAGCAAGGTCGACTTCAAGGGCCAGACCATCGTGGTCGAGGACGCCGCCACCGCGGACTTCGCAGGGCTCGACATCGTGTTCTTCTCGGCCGGTGGCTCGACCTCGCGCGAACTGGCCCCGAAGGCGGCGGCCGCCGGCGCCGTGGTGATCGACAACAGCTCGGCCTGGCGCAGCGATCCGGACGTCCCGCTGGTGGTGGCCGAGGTCAATCCGCACGCCCTCTCGAACATCCCCAAGGGCATCGTCGCCAATCCCAACTGCACCACCATGGCCGCCATGCCGGTCCTGAAGCCCCTGCACGACAAGGCGGGGCTGAAGCGCCTGACCGTCAGCACCTACCAGGCCGCATCGGGCGGCGGCATGGAGGGCATCGAGGTCTTGTCCGAGCAGCTGCGCGCCGGCGCGGCCGGGGATCTGGACGGCCTGGCCCGTTCGCCGGACGCCGCGCCCCTGCCCGCACCCCGCAAGTGGGCCGTGCCGCTGGCCTACAACGTCGTGCCGCTGAACTATGTGCTGGGCGAGGACGGCTACACCGAGGAAGAGCTGAAGCTGCGCGACGAGAGCCGCAAGATCCTCGAGATCCCGGGCCTGCCGGTCAGCGGCACCTGCGTGCGCGTGCCGGTGTTCACCGGTCATGCGCTGTCGATCAACGCCGAGTTCGACGGCCCCGTCTCGATGGCCGAGGCGCTGGACCTGCTGGCCGCCGCGCCGGGCGTAGTCATCGACGACGTGCCGAACCCGCTGGCCGCCACAGGCCAGGACCCGGTCTTCGTCGGCCGCGTGCGTCCGGATCCCACCGTGCCGCACGGCCTGGCGCTGTTCGTCGTCGGCGACAACCTGCGCAAGGGCGCGGCGCTGAACGCGGTACAGATCGCCGAGGTCATGCTGGACGCTTAA
- the divL gene encoding cell cycle protein kinase DivL has translation MTSYDLILAAAAGAVCLALSVALWSHGQRRNLEARIAALKTRLIQQGGSDDAPAWLDAFDTTVVAVEAGQAALVAGGEGLAACAKALGAPAEVSAVVAALGDADPNYAQKLSALFERGEPCVFEVRGPSGLVSVEGRAAGALAWLRLTPIDRADSGLPTAARFAAFVDSVVEPCWIAGADGQAIWGNAAFVRAVGAGSAQGSALAGKSFDRGADAVVVEAASKGERREALRWINVEGRRRAFRLSAQPLDGGGVGVFCADVTEIEDVRDAFKKHVEAHDETLNHIAEAVAIFSQTRRLSYHNTAFAELWGLEPAWLADRPTHGEVLDRLRQRRRLPETIDYAGWKAAELARYEHLGPQADDLWDLPDGRTLKVVRQPHPLGGMLLIYSDITGELRLKAQYNALIQVQQATLDKLNDAVAVFGSDGRLRLHNEAFETFWNVTPHALEAAGDFEGVVELCVPRLHDLSFWRELKGRVADPDPQMRAPTSGEVRTSDSRIVLYQSRPLPDGATLIAFADVTDTRDLQSALADRSAALAEAERLKRDFVGNVSYELRTPLTTIIGYSELLERADGISERGRNHVAAVRAAATQLARSIDDVLDMAQIDAGEMALEIEDIRVSDLLLNAQERALKDAQLGGVTLAVECDEEVGLIRGDGKRLAQTLDHLVENALRQTPPGGRVTLSARRALGEVRLDVSDTGRGVPFHVQAHIFDRFVGRDRGGPGLGLALVKALVELHGGWVALESEPGNGSTFTCHLPETQQPGAMQPELGF, from the coding sequence ATGACTTCGTACGACCTGATCCTCGCGGCGGCGGCCGGCGCGGTGTGTCTCGCCCTTTCCGTCGCCCTGTGGTCCCACGGGCAGCGACGGAACCTGGAGGCGCGCATCGCTGCGCTCAAGACGCGCCTGATCCAGCAGGGCGGCTCTGACGACGCCCCGGCCTGGCTCGACGCCTTCGACACCACCGTGGTCGCGGTCGAGGCCGGACAAGCCGCTCTCGTCGCCGGGGGCGAAGGCCTGGCGGCGTGCGCCAAGGCGCTGGGCGCGCCCGCCGAGGTCTCGGCCGTGGTCGCGGCGCTCGGCGACGCCGATCCGAACTACGCCCAGAAGCTATCGGCCCTGTTCGAGCGGGGCGAGCCCTGCGTGTTCGAGGTGCGCGGCCCCAGCGGCCTCGTCTCGGTCGAAGGCCGCGCCGCCGGCGCGCTGGCCTGGCTGCGTCTGACGCCGATCGACCGCGCGGACTCGGGCCTGCCCACCGCCGCCCGCTTCGCCGCTTTCGTCGACAGCGTCGTCGAGCCGTGCTGGATCGCCGGCGCCGACGGCCAGGCGATCTGGGGCAACGCCGCCTTCGTACGCGCCGTGGGCGCGGGCTCAGCTCAGGGCTCGGCCCTGGCCGGCAAGAGCTTTGATCGCGGCGCCGACGCCGTGGTCGTCGAAGCCGCGAGCAAGGGCGAACGTCGCGAGGCGCTGCGCTGGATCAATGTCGAGGGCCGTCGCCGCGCGTTCCGCCTGTCGGCCCAGCCGCTGGACGGCGGCGGCGTGGGCGTGTTCTGCGCCGACGTGACCGAGATCGAGGACGTCCGCGACGCCTTCAAGAAGCATGTCGAGGCCCACGACGAGACGCTGAACCACATCGCCGAGGCCGTGGCGATCTTCAGCCAGACGCGCCGTCTGTCGTACCACAACACCGCCTTCGCCGAGCTCTGGGGCCTTGAGCCGGCGTGGCTGGCCGACCGCCCGACCCACGGCGAGGTGCTGGACCGCCTGCGCCAGCGCCGCCGCCTGCCCGAGACCATCGACTACGCCGGCTGGAAGGCCGCCGAACTGGCGCGCTACGAGCACCTCGGTCCGCAGGCCGACGACCTGTGGGACCTGCCCGATGGTCGCACCCTGAAGGTCGTCCGCCAGCCGCACCCGCTGGGCGGCATGCTGCTGATCTATTCCGACATCACCGGCGAGCTGCGCCTGAAGGCCCAGTATAACGCCCTGATCCAGGTGCAGCAGGCGACGCTCGACAAGCTGAACGACGCCGTCGCCGTGTTCGGCTCGGACGGCCGCCTGCGCCTGCACAACGAGGCCTTCGAGACCTTCTGGAACGTCACCCCCCACGCCCTGGAAGCGGCCGGCGACTTCGAGGGCGTGGTCGAGCTGTGCGTGCCGCGCCTGCACGACCTGTCGTTCTGGCGCGAGCTGAAGGGCCGGGTCGCCGATCCCGATCCGCAGATGCGCGCCCCAACCTCGGGCGAAGTGCGGACCTCCGACAGCCGCATCGTGCTGTACCAGAGCCGGCCGCTACCCGACGGCGCGACCCTGATCGCCTTCGCCGACGTCACCGACACCCGCGACCTCCAGAGCGCCCTCGCCGACCGCTCGGCCGCCCTCGCCGAGGCCGAGCGCCTCAAGCGCGACTTCGTCGGCAACGTCTCCTATGAGCTGCGCACGCCGCTGACGACCATCATCGGCTACTCCGAACTGCTGGAGCGGGCCGACGGCATCTCCGAGCGGGGCCGCAATCACGTGGCGGCCGTGCGCGCCGCCGCCACCCAGCTGGCGCGCTCGATCGACGACGTGCTGGACATGGCCCAGATCGACGCCGGCGAGATGGCGCTGGAGATCGAGGACATTCGGGTCTCCGACCTGCTGCTGAACGCCCAGGAGCGCGCCCTGAAGGACGCTCAATTGGGCGGCGTGACCCTGGCCGTCGAGTGCGACGAGGAGGTCGGCCTGATCCGCGGCGACGGCAAGCGCCTGGCCCAGACCCTGGACCACCTGGTCGAGAACGCCCTGCGCCAGACCCCGCCCGGCGGCCGGGTCACCCTGTCGGCGCGCCGTGCGCTGGGGGAAGTGCGGCTGGACGTCTCCGACACCGGCCGGGGTGTGCCGTTCCACGTCCAGGCCCACATCTTCGACCGCTTCGTCGGCCGCGATCGCGGCGGGCCGGGCCTCGGCCTCGCGCTGGTCAAGGCGCTGGTCGAGCTGCACGGCGGCTGGGTGGCGCTAGAGAGCGAGCCGGGCAATGGCTCGACCTTCACCTGCCACCTGCCCGAAACCCAGCAGCCGGGCGCCATGCAGCCCGAACTCGGGTTCTAG
- a CDS encoding SWIM zinc finger domain-containing protein, with protein sequence MSFFDTEAWRERMDERWFDTGVAMAEAGAVDLVSIEDDKVTAHVTGSVGDLYVVQLWAPAGEGTCTCPGFEKFGACKHQAAVVSAANAADLGKVKDRMARLRDGLALDSREALVERLAELARLQPAVLAALEGRA encoded by the coding sequence ATGAGCTTCTTCGACACCGAAGCCTGGCGCGAACGCATGGACGAGCGCTGGTTCGACACGGGCGTGGCCATGGCCGAGGCGGGCGCGGTCGATCTCGTGTCGATCGAGGACGACAAGGTCACGGCCCACGTCACCGGCAGCGTCGGTGATCTTTACGTCGTCCAGCTGTGGGCGCCTGCGGGCGAGGGGACCTGCACCTGCCCGGGCTTCGAGAAGTTTGGCGCGTGCAAGCATCAGGCGGCGGTCGTCAGCGCCGCCAACGCCGCCGATCTTGGTAAGGTTAAGGACCGGATGGCCCGGCTGCGCGATGGCCTGGCCCTGGACAGCCGCGAGGCGCTGGTCGAGCGGCTGGCCGAACTGGCGCGTCTGCAGCCGGCGGTGCTGGCGGCGCTGGAAGGGCGCGCCTGA
- a CDS encoding class I SAM-dependent methyltransferase has product MASWYERNILPKLLCCACGAPAIQAQRRRVAPRAEGEVLELGIGGGLNLAYYDPAKTTRVTGVDPSPELRAIAGQAPRPDGLVVDIQAGEAERLPFGDASFDTVLCTFTLCSVRSPTAVLAEARRVLRPDGRFLFCEHGLSPDAEVSRWQRRLEPLWKRIAGGCHLTRPVASAVAAAGFHLDEVEQRYMPKTPRPLGWCEWGVARLA; this is encoded by the coding sequence ATGGCCAGCTGGTACGAGCGCAATATCCTGCCGAAGCTATTGTGCTGCGCCTGCGGCGCGCCGGCGATCCAGGCCCAGCGACGTCGTGTCGCCCCGCGCGCCGAGGGCGAGGTGCTGGAGCTGGGGATCGGCGGCGGCCTCAACCTCGCCTACTATGACCCCGCCAAGACCACGCGGGTGACGGGCGTTGATCCCTCGCCAGAGCTGCGGGCGATCGCCGGGCAGGCGCCGCGTCCAGATGGCCTTGTTGTCGACATCCAGGCCGGCGAGGCCGAGCGTCTACCGTTCGGCGACGCCAGCTTCGACACCGTGCTGTGCACCTTCACCCTGTGCTCGGTGCGGTCGCCAACAGCGGTTTTGGCCGAGGCGCGGCGGGTGCTGCGCCCCGATGGACGTTTCCTGTTCTGCGAGCATGGCCTGTCGCCCGACGCCGAGGTCTCACGTTGGCAGCGCCGCCTGGAACCGCTGTGGAAGCGGATTGCCGGCGGGTGCCACCTGACGCGTCCGGTCGCGAGCGCTGTCGCGGCGGCAGGCTTCCATTTGGACGAGGTCGAACAGCGCTACATGCCCAAGACGCCCCGACCTCTGGGTTGGTGCGAATGGGGCGTGGCGCGGCTGGCCTAG
- a CDS encoding NAD-dependent deacylase: MGGIMNLFVLTGAGVSAESGLGTFRDKDGVWTKYDLNEVATPQGFARNPALVRDFYNARRANLAEARPNAAHEALARLEAGLAARGGALFLCTQNVDDLHEKAGCRRVVHMHGELAVTRCHHCEATWPDPGPLSPDTVCATCGRDGGARPHVVWFGEIPLFMDEIEDALSRADLFVSIGTSGSVYPAAGFVSEARAMGIATCEINLEPSANAYVFDEKLYGPATEVVPAWVERLLAKL; the protein is encoded by the coding sequence TTGGGAGGGATCATGAACCTGTTCGTTCTGACCGGCGCCGGCGTCTCGGCCGAGAGCGGGCTGGGCACCTTCCGCGACAAGGACGGCGTCTGGACGAAGTATGACCTGAACGAGGTCGCGACCCCGCAGGGCTTCGCCCGTAATCCGGCCCTGGTGCGCGATTTCTACAACGCCCGTCGCGCCAACCTCGCCGAGGCCCGGCCGAACGCCGCGCATGAAGCCCTGGCGCGCCTGGAGGCGGGCCTGGCCGCACGGGGCGGGGCGCTGTTTCTCTGCACCCAGAACGTCGACGACCTGCATGAGAAGGCTGGCTGCCGGCGGGTCGTCCACATGCACGGAGAGCTGGCCGTCACGCGCTGTCATCACTGCGAGGCGACCTGGCCGGACCCGGGTCCGCTGTCGCCCGACACCGTCTGCGCGACTTGCGGACGCGACGGCGGCGCCCGACCCCACGTCGTCTGGTTCGGCGAGATCCCGCTGTTCATGGACGAGATCGAGGACGCCCTCTCGCGCGCCGACCTCTTCGTCTCGATCGGCACCTCGGGCTCGGTCTATCCCGCCGCCGGTTTCGTCAGTGAGGCGCGGGCGATGGGGATCGCGACCTGCGAGATCAATCTGGAGCCGTCGGCCAACGCCTACGTCTTCGACGAGAAGCTCTACGGCCCCGCCACCGAGGTCGTGCCGGCCTGGGTGGAGCGGCTGCTGGCCAAACTCTAG
- a CDS encoding ferritin-like domain-containing protein produces the protein MTDKNITKDAMYDAVAPDDFESMLELDRYNNRSTAFDKIISATHDHFWDPLDKAYIDFDEPFDMENQPLVPEEMVIALSTDYVSNHLSDPKQRVRFINQSVLRNFSSILHGEQGALNLSASLCHVLKDQGAQEYAANQTREEARHVTAFAKYIKARWGRPVECGPALKTLLVEIIGSPEVYKKIIGMQMLVEGLAMGAFATFYNNINDPVGKKLLQLVMTDEAFHHKFGKIWADRTVPKLSPEEHAIIEDWAAHCFQTLLFNLVSPHQQLDLYREFGLDPDKVVEEYGKIMTDDVRRENMKEQTNIFRVLVKTLLNAGIITDRTKAFYAMYVDLAELKSEGERMVGDDIAEEGIRYLQAINFKDRPVAPVSIAAE, from the coding sequence ATGACGGACAAGAACATCACCAAGGACGCCATGTACGACGCGGTGGCGCCGGACGATTTCGAGTCGATGCTCGAACTTGACCGGTACAACAACCGCTCGACCGCGTTCGACAAGATCATCTCCGCGACCCACGACCACTTCTGGGATCCGCTGGACAAGGCCTATATTGATTTCGACGAGCCGTTCGACATGGAGAACCAACCGCTGGTTCCCGAGGAAATGGTCATCGCCCTGTCGACCGACTATGTCTCGAACCATCTGTCGGACCCCAAGCAGCGCGTCCGGTTCATCAACCAGTCGGTCTTGCGGAACTTCTCGTCGATCCTGCACGGCGAGCAGGGTGCGCTGAACCTGTCGGCCAGCCTGTGCCACGTGCTCAAGGACCAGGGCGCCCAGGAGTACGCCGCCAACCAGACCCGCGAAGAGGCCCGCCACGTCACGGCCTTCGCCAAGTACATCAAGGCGCGCTGGGGTCGTCCGGTCGAGTGCGGTCCGGCCCTGAAGACCCTGCTGGTCGAGATCATCGGCTCGCCCGAGGTCTACAAGAAGATCATCGGCATGCAGATGCTGGTCGAGGGCCTGGCCATGGGCGCCTTCGCCACCTTCTACAACAACATCAACGACCCGGTCGGCAAGAAGCTGCTGCAGCTGGTGATGACCGACGAGGCCTTCCACCACAAGTTCGGGAAGATCTGGGCTGACCGCACCGTGCCCAAGCTGTCGCCAGAGGAACACGCGATCATCGAGGACTGGGCGGCGCACTGCTTCCAGACCCTGTTGTTCAACCTGGTCTCGCCGCACCAACAGCTGGATCTCTACCGTGAATTTGGCCTGGATCCCGACAAGGTGGTCGAGGAGTACGGGAAGATCATGACCGACGACGTGCGTCGGGAGAACATGAAGGAGCAGACCAACATCTTCCGGGTGCTGGTCAAGACCCTGCTGAACGCCGGCATCATCACCGACCGCACCAAGGCCTTCTACGCCATGTATGTGGACTTGGCCGAGCTGAAGAGCGAAGGCGAGCGGATGGTCGGCGACGACATCGCCGAAGAAGGCATCCGCTATCTGCAAGCCATCAACTTCAAGGATCGGCCGGTCGCGCCGGTCAGCATCGCGGCCGAGTAA